The Natrinema pellirubrum DSM 15624 region TCGAACCCGTCATCCGCGTCGGTCGTCGAACTCGTCGCCGTGCGCTCGCCGTCCGATGACGCCGGCGACGAGCCCGCGGAGTCGGCCGCCGCGCCGTCGTCGGTGCCGGCGTCGGCGTCGAAATCGCCGAAGTCTCCCAGATCGCTCATATCAGTCCCATCAGACCGGGTCCTGAAACGCGTTTCCCTCCAGTCGGATGGACTGTTTATCAGTGCCGACGGTCGCGAGCGACGGCCAGACGGAGCGTTCCCAGCGCGAGGGCCGTGAGCGCGGCCCCGATCGTCATGCCCGGAACCGGCGCTCCGCCGTCGCTCGCGGCGTCGTCGGTTTCGTCCGCGTCCCCGCTCGAGTCGAACTCGCCGCCGCGCTCGAGGTCGTCGGGACCGGGATGATCGAACGAGTCGAGCGACTCGTTTCCGCCGGCGATGGCGACGGTCGCGGACTCGTCGACGACGGCCGGCGGATAGTCGCCGGTCAGCGACACGGTGCTTTCGCCGAACGAAATCGGCATCGTGCCCGTCGGCGCGTCCTCGGCGACGCGGACGGTCAGCGTCGCGATCGTCCCCGAGCCGGTCGTCCCGCCCGCGGCCGGCTCGCGGCGCTGCTCGAGGATCGCCGTCCCGGCCTCGTCGGCGAGCGTCGACCGCGTTTCGATCTCGGTGCCCTCGCCCTCGAGCCACGGCCCCCGCTCGATGTCGGTAACAGTGAGGTAGTCGGGGTGATACTGGGCGATCAACGCGACTGCCGTGACACCTTCACCGCCGTGGCCACCCCGGCTCTCGAGGCCGACGGTGAGTTCGACCGTCTCGCCGGGGTCGGCCTCGAGTTCGGTCCGGTCCGGCGAGACGAAGGCGACCTGATCGATCGCGGCGACGCTCGCAACGGCGGTGATCGACGCGAGCGAGAGGAGGGCGGCGACGACGATGACGGCGACGGCCCTGCGGGTGTCGCTGGGCGGTCCGTGAACGCGGTCGCCGTCGGCCGATGTCATGGATCGAGCGGAGCTACGGCCGAGGCCCGCTTACAGGTTCCGGATGTGGCGTCCGAGAGGGCCGAGCGAGGAGTGAGACGGTCCCCTCTCGCCGGTCAAGAACGCAATCGGGAACGGAACGAGATAGGGAGAGACGATCGGACGGACGCGATCGAATCGGCGGTTACTGGACGATCGAGACGGCGTCGGCGTATCGGGTCACCAGCCCCGACTCGGGGTCGTAGTTGAGGACGTCGACCGCCGCCATCGCGGGGAGATGGGAGTGATGCAACGCGATCGCCGCGCGGTCGGGATCGACGAAGGGGCCGCCGTCGGTGGTGGCGAGCCGACCAGCCAACTGCTCGACCGACTGTGGTCGGTCGCTGTCGGCGAGGACCGAAAGCAGGCGCATCCGGGCAGGGTCGACGAGCGTCTCGAGCAGTTCCGCGCCGTCACCGTCCCCGCAGAGATCGAGCAACACCGAGAGGTCGGCGGGGTGAACCGGCGACTCGTCGACGAGCGCGACGCCGTCCTCGTCCCACTCGAGGATGTCGTAGTCCGCGAGCCGCGGCAGGTGGTTGTGGACGAGGCTGATCCGGACCTCGCGTCGCCGCCGGTCAGTGTGGTCGTCCGTCGCGGCCCGCTCGAGCAGCGCGGTCGTCAGTTCCGACAGGGAGAGTCGCGTTCCGCGAGCGCCGAGGATCTCGAGGACGCGAAGCCGACGGGGGTGGCGAAGGATCTCGTAGCACTCCGTCGGGACGTTCGCGAGTGGATGGGATACGTCGTCGCCGAGGTGAGCGTCCGAACTCATTACCCCCACCAACCCCTGCAACGGGGATAAGCCCGTTTCCAAAACGATTTGGGCCGCAAGTCAGCCGTTACTCACGTAATATCGTAGTACTTGGCTGAGGCAGCCGATATCTGCGGATAGAGGCGATCTGTGGTGAAAATACGAGTCTCAGCATCCGAAAACCATCACCGCGCTGGAAGTCTCAGAAACCGGTTACTGTCGCTCGAGCGGTGTGGTACGAGCGGATTACGACGGACGGACCGAACCCAGTGTCACTGTACCACATGATTACTGACCGAGCGACGGACCGGTGATGCGAGTCGGCCTGACAGCGGTCGCTCGAGACCCGTCCTCGGCCGACCGCCCGCGGGGTCGATCGACGCGTAGAGACGCTCAGTCCGGCTTCCGATGCGCCGTGTTTTTGCCGTCAGGAGCCGTACACTAGGTCATGCTACTGGTACGCGGTCATGCGGGTGGGACGGAACTCACGGGGACGCTGTACGAACGGGGTGAGCGGGCCCCGACCTTCAGCGGCGCGCCCGACGAGGACGCCGCGTACGTCTGGGTCTGCGACGAGTTCTACGAGGTCGACAGCGGCGGCTCGACGCAGTTAGTCGACGGCCGGGAGGTCAACCTCGCCTTCGAGTCGCCGATGCCGCGGGGGTTCGACACCCGCGAGCAGGCCCTCGAGGGAGCCAAAGAACACGTCCGGACGCAGTTCGCCCGGATCGGCGTCGATCCCGACGACGTCGACCTCGCAGTCGAGAAAAGCGACGGCTAGGGCCGCTCGAGCGGCTCAATAGGGCTGGTCGTCCCACCGGTGATCGTCGTACGTTCGGTCCTGTGCGGCGTCGAACCGCTCCTCGAGGGTCTCCCGGAGCGATGCCTTCTCGGCATTGCTGATTCGGGCGAGTTCGTCGGCCTTTTCGACGATAGTCGGCGGGCCGTGAGCGATGGCGACGTCCTGTAACAACTGCATCGTCAGCCGCTCACGGGTGTCCGGATCCTTCGTGAACGCGTAGGGGGCCTCGATCCGGTACAGCAGGTCGTCGCGGGGGTCGTAGATCACGAAGAAGGTGACCTCGTAGGCCGCGCGCTCGAGGCGGCGTTCGACGCCGAGGGCGTCGCCGTCGGTCGATAGCGGCCGGTCGACGCCGCCCCGCGATCGGAACCAGTTGGTGTAAGAAAGCGCCGAGTCGTCCCGTTCCCAGCGGTCGCCGTCGACGTCGTCGACGTACTCGCCGCGCTCGAGCAGGCGGGTAAACAGCGCCGAATCGTCGGCCCAGGGGACGCTGACTTCCCGTTCGGATTTGAGCGAGCGCGTGATGACCCGCGTCGCGGGGTTTTTGACGAAGCCGACCAGCGGCACCGAGCGGTCGACGAACTCCTCGACCAGCCGGACGTAGTTCTCTAGCACCGTCGTTGGACGGGGGTCCTCGAGCAGGAAGTCCGCGAGGTCGGGGTGTTGGTCGGCCCAGCGCAACAGGCCACGGGGGTAGAGCGGGCCGTCGAGGACGAGCAGGTCCGAGACCGTGTGGGCGTGGTCGCGAGCGTGTTTGCTCTCGGCGAGATAGAGTGCCAGCGCGTGGACGACGCCCTCGGCAAAGCGCGGCAGCGGCGGCACCTTGACCGCCCGGCTCTTGCTGTAGCCCGCGTCGAATTTGCCCCAGGATTCGTCGACGGCCATCGTCTCGTCGTTGGAGTGGACCGTCATCACGGTCGTCCGCGAACGGTGGAGGTCGAGGTCGCTCGGCGTCGCGCTCATCGCCGCCTGCGCGATGTCGATCACGAGTCCGTTCTTGAACGTCGTCGGATTGATCGTTCCCGCGTCGAGGCCGTGTTCGGTCGGGAACTCCCGGTCGCGTAAGGCGACGGCCTCGCAGTCGACGAGCCGTCGCGCTCGCTCATCGAGGGGCTCGAGGATCGGCCGGCCGTCGACGACCAGCGGATCCAGGAACTCCTCCCAAACGGTTTCGGCGAGGGCGCGGCGGTCGCGCTCGTCGGCCCCGTGGTCGATCCGCCCGGCGAGTCGCGCGATACCGTCGAAGTGGACCGGATCGAGCGTCATGCACGGTGGGACCGACCCGACCGGCAAAAAGCCAGTGATCGCGGTGACGGAGACGTTCACTCGATCCCGTGTAAATTACTATCAGAAAGCGTATGTATGGGCGGTTCGAGGGTCGGCATATCTCGATGTCCGAGCGAGAGTCGGCGGCAGTCGACCGCGGGGACAGTCCAGTCAACTGGCGACAGACCGGTTCCGGCGTCACCCTCTACGAGGAGGGCAACGCCGACGCCTGGATCCACGCCGAGTTCGAGGCCGGCATCGACCCCGAACACCGGCTGTTCATGATCTGTGACGAGTGTGGCGCGGTGTTCGCCCAGCGGAGCAAACCCGGTAACGGCACCGTTTGTGGCGACTGCGGCACGGCGTTCGATCACGCCCCGCGGGGCTGATCGGACGGCCGAACGGGACTCGAGCGACGTACCGAACCGACGCGGGATGGATACGGACGGCGTCCGCTCGAGTCGGTCCCATCGAATGACACTGTTCTGGGTGGTCCGTCGATATTGGCATCGCGACGACGACGAACAACGACAGCTAGTTACGGGACGCCGAGTTGCGGTTTCGTATGGAAGCTGCGCTGATCGTCCTCGACGGCTGGGGACTCGGTGACGGCGGCAGAGACGCGGTCGCGGCGGCCGAAACACCGGTCTTCGACCAGCTCGCGGAATCGGGCGCGTACGGTCGACTCGAGGTTGCGGGCCGACGCGTCGGGCTGCCCGAAGGCCAGATGGGCAACAGCGAGGTCGGCCACCTCAACATCGGCGCGGGCCGGGTCGTCTATCAGGAGTACACGCGGATCTCGGATTCCATCGCGGACGGCTCCTTCCGCGAGAACGACGCGATCAACGCGGCCTTCGACCGCGCGAGGGACAACGATGGTCGCGTCCACTTCGTCGGCCTCGTCAGCGACGGCGGCGTCCACTCGGACCAGGAACACCTGCACGCGCTGATCGAACTCGCCGGCGACCGCGGCGTCGAGGCGGTCACTCACGCGATCACGGACGGCCGTGACACCTCGCCGACCGGCGGGCGGGACTACCTCGCGACGCTCGAGGACGTCGTCGCCGACCACGACACCGGCCACGTCGCGACGGTCTCGGGCCGGTACTACGCGATGGACCGCGACCAGAACTGGGAGCGCACGAAGCGGGCCTACGATGCGATCGTCAACCGGGAGGCCGAGTGGACCGCCGAATCGGCCGTCGAGGCCGTCGAGGCCTCCTACGACCGGGACGTGACCGACGAGTTCGTCGAGCCGACGCTCGTTGCTGATCGACCGGCACTCGAGGACGGCGATTCGGTCGTCTGGTTCAACTTCCGTTCGGATCGGGCCCGCCAGCTTAAGCGAATGCTGGCCGACATTCGACCGGCAGACTGGGCCGACGAGGTCGAGACCAGCCCACCGGACGCCGAGGTCGTGATGCTGACCCAGTACGACAAGACGTTCGACCTCCCCGTGGCCTACCCGCCGAACCAGCCCGAGCAGGTACTCGGCGAGGTACTGGCCGACGCGGGCCGGACGCAACTGCGGATCGCCGAGTCCGAGAAGTACGCCCACGTCACCTACTTCCTGAACGGCGGCCGCGAGGTCGAGTTCGACGGTGAGATCCGGGAGATCGTCGAGAGCCCCGACGTGCCGACCTACGACCTGCAGCCGGAGATGAGCGCGCCCGAAGTCACGGACACCGCTATCGACGCTATCGAAGCGGACGATCCCGACGTCCTCGTCCTCAACTACGCCAACCCCGACATGGTTGGCCACACGGGCGACTACGAGGCCGCGATCGAGGCCGTCGAAGCCGTCGACGCGCAACTCGGCCGACTCGTCGAGACGCTCGAGGCGGCGGGCGCACACGTCTTCATCACCGCCGATCACGGCAACGCCGACGACATGGGGACCGCAGACGACCCCCATACCGCCCACACCTACAACGAGGTGCCGCTGGTCTATCTCTCGCCAGCGAGGTCGCAAAGTGACCTCGGAGATGCGAACGGGGAGGAACGGCCCGTGAGCGACGGGACCGACGGGGGACGAACCGTCCGCGAGGGCGGCACGCTCGCCGACATCGCACCCAGCATCCTCGAGGTCATCGATCTCGCACAGCCCCCGGAGATGACCGGCGAGTCGCTGCTCGAGTGAGGCGGGGGCCGCAACGCCGTTCGCGATCACGCCGGGGGCCGCAACACCGAAGTCGCTGTGTTCGTACCCTCGAGTAGCGTGCTTCCGATCCCGTGGCCGGCGGCCGGCTCCCTGCTATCCGGCGTCGGCACCGTGCTGTTGCTCTGGTGTCTCCGCGAGCATCGCGGGACCCCGAGTGCCCACTGGTTGCTGCTGACGCTCGTCGCGCAGGCGGTGTGGTGTTTCGCCTACGGATTCGGGTTGCTCGTGTTCGACCCGACGCTTCGCTTGGCGCTCGAGGCCCTGACCTGGACTGGCATCGTCTGGACCGGGGTCCCGTTTCTGGCCTTCGGTCTCACGTACACCGGCCGCGGGGCTGTCGTCAGAACCCCGTGGTTCGGCCTGCTCGTTCTCGTGCCGGTGGTGACTACGGGGCTGGTCGTCACGAACCCGCTCCACGAACTCGTCTGGACGGAATTCCGGCTCGAGCCGGTCTTCGGCGCGGCGACGGTCGCCTACGAGCCCAACGCGTGGGCCTTTTTCGCGATCATGACCGCGACCGTCTTCGCGGCCTCCGGGACGCTGTTGCTGTTCGATACGGTCGTCAGCTACGGCCCGCTCTACCGGACGGAAGCGCTCGCGGTCGGACTCAGTACGCTGCCGCCGGGCGTCGCCCTCCTGGTCTGGCTGTTCGAACTCGGCCCGGTCCCGCAGCTCAACCTCTCGGCAGTGCTGTTTCTCCCCCACGTCGCCCTCGACGCCTACGCCTTCGTCGGCGGCGATCTGTTCACCTACAGCCCTTCCGTCCGCCGGACGGCCGACCGGTCCGCCATCGAGGATCTCGAGAACCCCTTCCTGGCCGTCGACACCGACGAGCGGATCGTCGACTGCAACCCCGCGGCCGCCTCCCTGTTCGGCGTCGCGAAACCGACCGTCCTCGGCGACCCCCTCGCAGCCGTGACCGACCTGCGGATCGACGATGCGGACGGCCGCGTCATCACCCGTTCCGACGGCGGCGAACGCCGCGAATTCGCCGTCTCGACCTCGCGGCTCCGAAACGACTCTGGACGGGTCGTCGGCCACACCGTCATCCTCCAGGACATCTCCGACCAGCGGCGGCGCGAACAGCGCCTCGAGATCCTCAACCGCGTGTTGCGTCACAACCTCCGGAACGATCTGACCGCCGTCCGGGGATACGTCGGCCTCGCCGCCGATCGAACCGACGACGAGGACGTCCGGGCGAGCCTCGAGACGGCCGCCGCCGACGTCGACGGCGTGATCGGGATGACCGAGAAGGTCCGGGCCTTCGAACGAGCGGTGGAGGCGACGTCCGCCGCAGGGACGTTTTCGGCCCGGAACGCCCTCGACGCGGTCGCGGCCGACCTCGAGGGCGAGACCGGGGGCCGCGTCGCGGTGACCGTGCCGTCCGACCTCACGCTGCGAACGAATCGGGACCTGTTCGAACTCGCCGTCTCGAACCTCGTCGAGAACGGGCTCGTCCACGACGACGAGGATCCCCACGTCACAGTCGCGTTCGAGGGCGTCGAGTCGGACCGGACCGCCGTCTTCACCGTCCGCGACGACGGCCCGGGAATTCCGAACCACGAACTCGCCGTCCTCGAGCGCGGCGAGGAGACGCCGCTAGAACACGGCAGCGGACTCGGGCTGTGGATCGCCTCGTGGGCGGTCACGGCCGTCGGCGGCGATCTCGCGTTCGAAACCGACGAGGGCGGAACGCGCGTCACGGTTCGGCTCCCCGGCGTCGTCGACCCGTCAGCGGCGCAGTCGGCCGATGGGACACGCGCCGACCGATCGGCGGCTGCGGACCGCCGGGCGAACGCGGACCGATCGCAGTGAGTCGCGTCTCGAACCGACCGGAGCCGAACGGAGCGGTCCCGAGCGCTATATACGTCACATACGAAGGTTCAATGGGCCGACACGCCTGCGTGCAGCCGAACGCCATGACCCAGTCAGCCACCACCCAGGCGGAGTCGATCGTCGACGAGTACGTCCTCGGCGTCCGGATCGTCGAAACCGAGTCGGCCGACGGCGATCCGCGGTACGAGTTCGTCGCACCGAACCACACCGCCATCGACTTCGACGACCTCGAGACGGCCCGCCGCTACGCCGACGTCTACTTCGACGTCAACGGCTTCGTCGAGGAAGACACCGGTACCCGCGGCGTCCCGCCGGAGGTCGTCCAGGCCGGCAAGGACACCCTCGCCGCCTACCTCGTGACCTGTCCGTGGGCCGACGTCAACTGGGTTGCCTCATTCTACGGGACGACCCCCGAGGAGATCGAGCGCTACTGCTCGTGGGTCCGCGACCGCGCCGACGAGATCCGCTCGCGGGCCGACGCCCACGGCCTCGAGTAGGGCGCTCGTCCGCAGCGTCTCGGTATAGTCGTCGCTGAAACGATTGACACACTGATCGCACCGCTGTCGTGCGATCAGGTATGCAGTGACTGTCAGTGGCTACGAGAGTCGCGCTCTTTTCGATCCGTCTCCAGCACGGGGGAGTACTGCGGTCGGTCGCCGTCTCAATAGCCGTACAGAGCGGTCGGTTTCCGTTCGTTTCCCTCTGACCGGCATCGTATTCCTTCGCCAAAATAATTCAGGTAAAGAATACTATTATAAAATCTAACCATATGTCGGGCGCCTCTCCCCACACGCATGGTCGAATTCACCAGGCGGAAACTGATGGCGTCGTCCGCGGCGGCGGCGCTCGGTATCGGTGCGATCGGGACCGTGAGCGCGGACGATACGGACACACCGGGTGCGCCGACGATTCGGGGGGACATCGACCGACTCGCGACCACGGCCCGCGGGGCCGAGGTCACTGGCCCGTTCGTCTTCGAGAACGGCGAGGTGCTGTTCAGCCTCCAGCATCCGAGCCGCGAAAACCCCGCTCCCTACGACACGGCAGCAGTCGGCGTCCTCGCCGGCCATCAGTTCGAGTTCAACGGCCGCAACGACGAGTTCGACGAACTCGAGGCCCCGCGGTCGGCAGCGGCACAGGAGCAGGTTCAGGTGGCTGGCGGCGAGTACGACATCCTC contains the following coding sequences:
- a CDS encoding DUF7344 domain-containing protein; translation: MSSDAHLGDDVSHPLANVPTECYEILRHPRRLRVLEILGARGTRLSLSELTTALLERAATDDHTDRRRREVRISLVHNHLPRLADYDILEWDEDGVALVDESPVHPADLSVLLDLCGDGDGAELLETLVDPARMRLLSVLADSDRPQSVEQLAGRLATTDGGPFVDPDRAAIALHHSHLPAMAAVDVLNYDPESGLVTRYADAVSIVQ
- a CDS encoding DUF7113 family protein, encoding MLLVRGHAGGTELTGTLYERGERAPTFSGAPDEDAAYVWVCDEFYEVDSGGSTQLVDGREVNLAFESPMPRGFDTREQALEGAKEHVRTQFARIGVDPDDVDLAVEKSDG
- a CDS encoding DNA double-strand break repair nuclease NurA, with protein sequence MTLDPVHFDGIARLAGRIDHGADERDRRALAETVWEEFLDPLVVDGRPILEPLDERARRLVDCEAVALRDREFPTEHGLDAGTINPTTFKNGLVIDIAQAAMSATPSDLDLHRSRTTVMTVHSNDETMAVDESWGKFDAGYSKSRAVKVPPLPRFAEGVVHALALYLAESKHARDHAHTVSDLLVLDGPLYPRGLLRWADQHPDLADFLLEDPRPTTVLENYVRLVEEFVDRSVPLVGFVKNPATRVITRSLKSEREVSVPWADDSALFTRLLERGEYVDDVDGDRWERDDSALSYTNWFRSRGGVDRPLSTDGDALGVERRLERAAYEVTFFVIYDPRDDLLYRIEAPYAFTKDPDTRERLTMQLLQDVAIAHGPPTIVEKADELARISNAEKASLRETLEERFDAAQDRTYDDHRWDDQPY
- a CDS encoding cohesin domain-containing protein codes for the protein MTSADGDRVHGPPSDTRRAVAVIVVAALLSLASITAVASVAAIDQVAFVSPDRTELEADPGETVELTVGLESRGGHGGEGVTAVALIAQYHPDYLTVTDIERGPWLEGEGTEIETRSTLADEAGTAILEQRREPAAGGTTGSGTIATLTVRVAEDAPTGTMPISFGESTVSLTGDYPPAVVDESATVAIAGGNESLDSFDHPGPDDLERGGEFDSSGDADETDDAASDGGAPVPGMTIGAALTALALGTLRLAVARDRRH
- a CDS encoding histidine kinase N-terminal 7TM domain-containing protein, with the translated sequence MFVPSSSVLPIPWPAAGSLLSGVGTVLLLWCLREHRGTPSAHWLLLTLVAQAVWCFAYGFGLLVFDPTLRLALEALTWTGIVWTGVPFLAFGLTYTGRGAVVRTPWFGLLVLVPVVTTGLVVTNPLHELVWTEFRLEPVFGAATVAYEPNAWAFFAIMTATVFAASGTLLLFDTVVSYGPLYRTEALAVGLSTLPPGVALLVWLFELGPVPQLNLSAVLFLPHVALDAYAFVGGDLFTYSPSVRRTADRSAIEDLENPFLAVDTDERIVDCNPAAASLFGVAKPTVLGDPLAAVTDLRIDDADGRVITRSDGGERREFAVSTSRLRNDSGRVVGHTVILQDISDQRRREQRLEILNRVLRHNLRNDLTAVRGYVGLAADRTDDEDVRASLETAAADVDGVIGMTEKVRAFERAVEATSAAGTFSARNALDAVAADLEGETGGRVAVTVPSDLTLRTNRDLFELAVSNLVENGLVHDDEDPHVTVAFEGVESDRTAVFTVRDDGPGIPNHELAVLERGEETPLEHGSGLGLWIASWAVTAVGGDLAFETDEGGTRVTVRLPGVVDPSAAQSADGTRADRSAAADRRANADRSQ
- the gpmI gene encoding 2,3-bisphosphoglycerate-independent phosphoglycerate mutase codes for the protein MEAALIVLDGWGLGDGGRDAVAAAETPVFDQLAESGAYGRLEVAGRRVGLPEGQMGNSEVGHLNIGAGRVVYQEYTRISDSIADGSFRENDAINAAFDRARDNDGRVHFVGLVSDGGVHSDQEHLHALIELAGDRGVEAVTHAITDGRDTSPTGGRDYLATLEDVVADHDTGHVATVSGRYYAMDRDQNWERTKRAYDAIVNREAEWTAESAVEAVEASYDRDVTDEFVEPTLVADRPALEDGDSVVWFNFRSDRARQLKRMLADIRPADWADEVETSPPDAEVVMLTQYDKTFDLPVAYPPNQPEQVLGEVLADAGRTQLRIAESEKYAHVTYFLNGGREVEFDGEIREIVESPDVPTYDLQPEMSAPEVTDTAIDAIEADDPDVLVLNYANPDMVGHTGDYEAAIEAVEAVDAQLGRLVETLEAAGAHVFITADHGNADDMGTADDPHTAHTYNEVPLVYLSPARSQSDLGDANGEERPVSDGTDGGRTVREGGTLADIAPSILEVIDLAQPPEMTGESLLE